The stretch of DNA TCGCCACCGGCTTCATCTTCACCGTCCACTTCTTCAACACGCACCTGCGGCCGGAAAAATTTCCCATGGACACCACCGTCTTCACCGGCCACATGAAGCTGGCGGAGTTGAAGCGCGACAAGCCGCGCGAGTACGAGGCGCTGCTGGCGAGCGGGCGCATGGAGCGGCACCTGGCCGAACCGCATCCGGCGATCGTGGTGAAGACCATCCGCGTGTTCGCGTGGATGGCGTTGTCCATCGGGTTCAGCATCATTGTGTGGATCATCTACGCGATGCTGTTCGCGTACCGGTAGGCGCCGGCGCGCAGAGAGAAGGGTCCTGGCATGCTGAAACGCAACGGAGCACGCACTGCGGTCGCGCTGGCTTTCCTATTCCTGATATTCTCCGGCGCGTCGTCCTGGGCCGCCAAACAACCGAAGCAGCCCAAGATAACCGACGCCGAATGCATCGCCTGTCATGCCGACGCGGGCCTGACCAAGGAAGTGAACGGCAAACCGGTATCGCTCGCGGTCGACCAGGAAAAGTTCAAGGGCTCGGTGCACGGCATGTTCGGCTGCACCGATTGCCATACCGACATCAAGTCGGCGCCGCATGAAACCCCGCCGGCGACACCGAAGTGCGCCACCTGCCACGCGGAGGAGAATGCCGCCTACAACCGCGGCTTCCACGCGCAGGCGGTCAAGCACGGCGACAAGCTGGCAGCCACCTGCCAGGACTGCCATGGCAGGGTGCACGAGATCCTGCCCATTACCGATCCCAAGTCCAAGGTGCATCGCTCCAACATTCCGGCCACCTGCGGCACCTGCCACGGGCAGAAATTCGTGATGGAGGCCAGCGGGCACAGTGCGCAGCCGTTCATCAATTACGAAGAGAGTGTGCACGGCAAATCCGTCGCCAAGGAAGGCGACAAGAGCAAGGCCGCGGTCTGCACTGACTGCCACGGCGCGCACGACATTTTGAACGGCGCCGATCCGAAATCTTCCATCGCGAAAGCCAACGTTCCCTTTACGTGCGGCAAGTGCCACACCGAAGTGGAACAGAAGTACATTGCCAGCATCCACGGCCAAGCCGTCACTAAGGGTAACTGGCAGGCCCCGGTGTGCACCGACTGCCACGGCATCCACACCATCAAGGCGCCCAGCAACCCCTCGTCTTCGGTTAGCGCGCTGAACATCTCCCGGTACACCTGCGGGCGCTGCCATGAGAACGTGCGCTTGGCGAGCGAGTTCGGTATGCCCGCGGGACGCGAAAGCACGTATTTGGCGAGCTATCACGGCCTGGCCTCGGAGAGCGGGTCCACGGTGGTGGCCAATTGCGCCAGTTGCCATGGCGCGCACGATATCCTGCCCTCGTCCGATCCCAGGTCGAAGGTCAACCACGCCAATCTGAAGGCCACCTGCGGCCAGTGCCATCGCGGTATCAGCGACAAGTTTCTGCAGGGCAAGGTGCACGTCAATGCGCCGCTCTCCGCCGATATCGGCAGCGTGGTGGTGCGCTGGATCCGGCGCATGTATCTGACGTTGATTCTGGTGACGATCGGGGCCATGCTGTTGCACAACCTGATCATCTGGCGCCGCAAGGCGCTGCTGCGCCGCGACGCGCACCGCCGCATCGTGCGCCGCATGGACACTAACCAGCGCATCCAGCACCTGACGCTGCTGATCAGTTTCTTCGTCCTGGTGATCACCGGGTTTGCCCTGAAGTTCCCGGACTCGTGGTTTGCCGAGTTGCTGAACCTGAACGAGACCTTGCGCAGCATCCTGCACCGCACCGCCGGCGGCGTGCTGATCGCTGCCGGCTTGTACCACGTCGGCTATCTCCTCATCAGCGCCGAAGGGCGGCGGCTGATGCTGGCCATGTTGCCTGAGCCCAAGGACGTGGTGGACGCGCTCGACAACATGCGTCACTACCTCGGGTTGAATGTGTCCAAGCCGCAATTCAAGCGCTTCAACTACGCCGAGAAGGCGGAATACTGGGCGCTGGTCTGGGGAACGATCGTGATGGCTGGCACCGGCTTGGCCCTGTGGTTCAAGGTGCAGGTTGGGCACACGCTGCCGCGCTGGTGGCTCGACGTCGCTACCGCCATCCACTTCTACGAGGCGGTGCTGGCGACGCTGGCGATCATCGTGTGGCACTTCTACCAGGTGTTTTTCGACCCCGACGTGTACCCGATGAACTGGGCCTGGTACGACGGAAAAGTCTCCGTCGAGCATTACCAGGACGAGCACGGCCTGGACATCGAAACGGTGCGCCGCGCGGTGGACGTAGCTGCGGCGGAAAGTGGCGAGCCGGAACCAGTGCCGCCGGCGTCGGAGGAAGAGAAACAGCCGGTTGGTCCGCGGCATTAACCAGCGGCGGGCAAGGTTGATGGCCCGTGGCGTGAATCACTGGTGATTGTGATCTGCGCCCACGGGCCGAGGTTTGTCAGGAGTTTATCTTTGGCGTAAGCTGCCCGGTTGCCGTTTCTCCCAGCGCGGCCACTGGCGCCTGATCGCCGCGCGCAGCAAGAACCTGGAGGAGTTTTGGATGGCCGACCAGCCCCAAGATGACATAGCTACGCCCCAGCCCCCGAATGGCCGCACGCCGGGGCTCATCCGTAATCCCATCAGCTTGATCGGCGCGGCGCTGGCGGTCATCAGCGCCGCCAACATCGCCTTCCTCATTTTTATTGATTACATTTCCGCCCGGCCCAGCCCCTACATCGGCATTTTCGCCTACATGATTATCCCCGCGTTCCTGATCCTGGGCCTGCTGCTGATTCCCGTCGGGATGTGGGCGGAGCGCTCGCGCCGGCTCACCCATGCCCCGTCCATGCCGCGCTATCCGCGCATCGACCTGAACAATCCCCAGCAGCGCAGCGCGTTCGCGTTTTTTGTCAGCTTCGCCATCGTCTTCGTCGCGCTCAGCGCCGCCGGCAGCTATCGCGCCTACGAGTTCACGGACTCGGTCCAATTCTGCGGCCAGCTCTGCCACAGCGTGATGAACCCCGAGTTCGTGGCCTACAGCCAGTCGCCGCACGCGCGCGTGCGCTGCGTCGATTGCCATGTCGGGCCGGGTGCCGGCTTTTACGTGCGCTCCAAACTCTCCGGCGCCTACCAGGTGTACGCGGTCGCGTTTCACAAATATCCGAAGCCGATCCCGACGCCGGTCGAAAACCTGCGTCCGGCGCAGGAAACCTGCGAGCAGTGCCACTGGCCGCGCAAGTTTTACGGCGCGCAGTTGAAGGTCTTCTACCACTACGGCAGCGACGAGAAGAACACGCCGCGGCAGATCCGCATGCTCATCAACACCGGTGGCGGTGATCCCACCACCGGCGCGCCTTCCGGCATTCACTGGCATATGAACATCGCCAACGAAATCACCTACATCGCCAGCGACCGGCAGCGTCAGGTGATCCCCTGGGTGCAGGTGAAGGACCAGAGCGGGCGCGTCACCGTGTACCAGTCGAAGGACAATCCCCTGAAGCCGGAACAGATCGCCAGCATGCCCAAGCGCCGCATGGATTGCGTGGACTGCCACAACCGTCCGACGCATATCTATCCCTCGCCGGACCACTCTGTGGACGAGTCGCTGCTGGCCAAGCGCATCGATCCAACGTTGCCCTTCGTCAAGCAGCAGGCGGTCGAGGTGCTCAGCGCCAAGTACAACACCACGCCGGAAGCCGTGCAGGCGATCGCCACCAACCTGGAGAAGTTCTACGGGGAAAAATATCCGGCGCTGTCCAAGAGCCGGGAACTGGAGATTCGCAGCGCCATTGCGGAGGTGCAGCGTATCTACAAGACTACGATCTTCCCCGAGATGAAGGTGGACTGGCGCGTGCACCCGAACAATATCGGGCACTTCCTTTCCCCCGGATGCTTCCGCTGCCACGATGGCGACCACGTCAGCGCCGGCGACGGCAAGGCGCTCACGAAAAACTGCGACACCTGTCACACCGTGATCGCGGAAGTCGAAAGCGGCCAGCCCGTGTACGGCAGTACCCTGGGCATGCCGTTCAAGCATCCGGTGGATTTGGGCGATATGACGGCCGTCAATTGCAGCGACTGCCACACCGGCGGCGTGGGACCATAAGAACAGTAAGCTGTAGCGGACACGAGATTGCAGTTAAGCGGCGCTCCGTAACTTGTGATAGGGCGATTTAGCGACAGTTACGCCATACATCTACAGATCCAGCCGTATTGGCCCGTCCTGCGGCGCAAGAGCAAGTTCTGCCGGAACCAACCGAAACGAAAGAACAGCTAAGCCGAAGTAGACCACGGCGAAAAGAACCAACCATCTGAAGTGCCCACTGAGGGTGAGATTCTCCACGGGATACCACCGATATGTAATCAGCAGGTCAACTAAACCACAACTGATGCCTCGTGGCCATCGCCACTTGCCATAGAAATAGACCTTGGCTCCGCAGTGACGGCATCTCCGGGGCAAGTCCCTTGGCCGAACCTTAGCTTTGCACTGTGGACATCGCATTTCGGCTGATATTCGCACAGCCCGAGAAAAAACCAAAGAAGCTGCCGTAACTGGCGGTAACAGCCCTGATCACAAGTTACGCGCGAAGCGTGCTGGGTGACCCTTCTCACACCAGGTTGTGACGACTGTCACGGCCTCATGTTCTCCTCCGGGTCTAGCCTTGAACCAAGTAGAGGAGAATGAGGATGGAAACCGGAACCGGCCCCAAAGCGCAGTCCAAGCCGCGGCTGATTTTCTGGGAAGTCACCAAGGGCTGTAACCTGCGCTGCATCCATTGCCGCGCCACCGCCACCGAGCTGAGTTCGCCGACCGACCTGCCCACCGACCGCGCCCTCGACATCATCACGCAAATCGCCGCCTACACCAGCCCCATCCTGGTGTTGAGCGGAGGCGAGCCGCTGTACCGGCGCGACATTTTTCAGCTTGCCCGTTTCGCCACCGACCGCGGACTGCGGGTCGCGCTGGCCACCAACGGCACGATGGTGACCAAGGAACTGGCCCGCCGCATCGTGGATTCCGGCGTGCGCCGCGTTTCCATCAGCCTCGACGGCTCCGACTCCCTCACCCACGACACCTTCCGCGGTATTCCCGGCGCCTTCGATGCCGCCGTGTACGGGCTGCGCAACCTGAAGGAGCTGGGCATGTCGGTGCAGATCAACACGACCATCGCGCGCCACAACGCCCACCAGTTGCCGCAGGTGCTGGAGCTGGCGCGAGCCCTCGGCGCCGACGCGCTGCACACGTTCTTGTTGGTGCCGGTCGGCTGCGGCGTGGACATCGCGGCCGAGCAGATGGTCCCTCCCGAGCAATACGAGGAGATGCTGAACTGGTTCTACGACCGCTCGCTGGAGGGTGGCATCGAGCTGAAGGCGACCTGCGCGCCGCATTATTTCCGCGTGGCTCGCCAGCGCCGCGCCGCAGACCGCCGCGCGGCTTCGGGCAGCGGAACGGGAGCCGGGATCGGTCCGACCGACATGATGATGCCGGGCTCCACCGGCGTCGAGATTCATCCGCAGGGCGGCAATCACGCCGCCAAGAACGCTGAGCACGCCGGCATGGGCGGTCATCCCGACGGCATGAACGCCATGACC from Terriglobia bacterium encodes:
- a CDS encoding NapC/NirT family cytochrome c, whose product is MADQPQDDIATPQPPNGRTPGLIRNPISLIGAALAVISAANIAFLIFIDYISARPSPYIGIFAYMIIPAFLILGLLLIPVGMWAERSRRLTHAPSMPRYPRIDLNNPQQRSAFAFFVSFAIVFVALSAAGSYRAYEFTDSVQFCGQLCHSVMNPEFVAYSQSPHARVRCVDCHVGPGAGFYVRSKLSGAYQVYAVAFHKYPKPIPTPVENLRPAQETCEQCHWPRKFYGAQLKVFYHYGSDEKNTPRQIRMLINTGGGDPTTGAPSGIHWHMNIANEITYIASDRQRQVIPWVQVKDQSGRVTVYQSKDNPLKPEQIASMPKRRMDCVDCHNRPTHIYPSPDHSVDESLLAKRIDPTLPFVKQQAVEVLSAKYNTTPEAVQAIATNLEKFYGEKYPALSKSRELEIRSAIAEVQRIYKTTIFPEMKVDWRVHPNNIGHFLSPGCFRCHDGDHVSAGDGKALTKNCDTCHTVIAEVESGQPVYGSTLGMPFKHPVDLGDMTAVNCSDCHTGGVGP
- a CDS encoding radical SAM protein, yielding METGTGPKAQSKPRLIFWEVTKGCNLRCIHCRATATELSSPTDLPTDRALDIITQIAAYTSPILVLSGGEPLYRRDIFQLARFATDRGLRVALATNGTMVTKELARRIVDSGVRRVSISLDGSDSLTHDTFRGIPGAFDAAVYGLRNLKELGMSVQINTTIARHNAHQLPQVLELARALGADALHTFLLVPVGCGVDIAAEQMVPPEQYEEMLNWFYDRSLEGGIELKATCAPHYFRVARQRRAADRRAASGSGTGAGIGPTDMMMPGSTGVEIHPQGGNHAAKNAEHAGMGGHPDGMNAMTKGCLAGTGVCFISHEGEVFPCGYLPAVAGDLRKQTFADIWENSVVFNQLRDTDNLKGKCGCCEFRNICMGCRARAYAATGDYLDEEPFCVYQPRSEALKTRKTVAVTND
- a CDS encoding cytochrome b/b6 domain-containing protein — translated: MLKRNGARTAVALAFLFLIFSGASSWAAKQPKQPKITDAECIACHADAGLTKEVNGKPVSLAVDQEKFKGSVHGMFGCTDCHTDIKSAPHETPPATPKCATCHAEENAAYNRGFHAQAVKHGDKLAATCQDCHGRVHEILPITDPKSKVHRSNIPATCGTCHGQKFVMEASGHSAQPFINYEESVHGKSVAKEGDKSKAAVCTDCHGAHDILNGADPKSSIAKANVPFTCGKCHTEVEQKYIASIHGQAVTKGNWQAPVCTDCHGIHTIKAPSNPSSSVSALNISRYTCGRCHENVRLASEFGMPAGRESTYLASYHGLASESGSTVVANCASCHGAHDILPSSDPRSKVNHANLKATCGQCHRGISDKFLQGKVHVNAPLSADIGSVVVRWIRRMYLTLILVTIGAMLLHNLIIWRRKALLRRDAHRRIVRRMDTNQRIQHLTLLISFFVLVITGFALKFPDSWFAELLNLNETLRSILHRTAGGVLIAAGLYHVGYLLISAEGRRLMLAMLPEPKDVVDALDNMRHYLGLNVSKPQFKRFNYAEKAEYWALVWGTIVMAGTGLALWFKVQVGHTLPRWWLDVATAIHFYEAVLATLAIIVWHFYQVFFDPDVYPMNWAWYDGKVSVEHYQDEHGLDIETVRRAVDVAAAESGEPEPVPPASEEEKQPVGPRH